One window of the Candidatus Methylomirabilota bacterium genome contains the following:
- a CDS encoding MFS transporter: protein MRPLARRRLIVAALFVVTYGISTPLAAYGVFLPVIAEAFGWSRGAIATALSINLLLGGLAGFAVGALADRHGPRLLLVPTVILAGAAFALVSTVGTLWQLYLFVGIMAGVGMSSFYLLSAFTVARWYDEGRGLAIALVLVGFNLGYISGGPLAAWLIATFGWREAYAILGTGCGLATTLAALTVRLPRAPESDLLRRAGGPGAAVAAPAAAAAGHGVTLRQALADPRQWCLNVSWLLSGGLALMLSVHAVPFAHDRGVSLAGASLALTAYGIGSVTGRLAAGAVSDRLGASPTMGAACVIQTLALVSVWLPSREALLASLVAFGVGFAASDTIIVRVVPDVFGVRAIGAIMGVLTLGWRFGAALGPAAAGFLYDLTGSYAIPFGAAPLAVLVSWGLFALGTRHAPH from the coding sequence GTGCGTCCGCTCGCCCGCCGCCGGCTCATCGTCGCCGCGCTGTTCGTGGTCACCTACGGCATCTCGACGCCGCTCGCCGCTTACGGCGTGTTCCTGCCCGTCATCGCCGAGGCGTTCGGCTGGAGCCGGGGCGCCATCGCGACGGCGCTCTCGATCAACCTGCTCCTGGGCGGCCTCGCCGGCTTCGCGGTCGGCGCCCTCGCCGACCGCCACGGGCCCCGCCTCCTGCTGGTCCCGACCGTGATCCTCGCGGGGGCGGCCTTCGCGCTGGTCTCGACGGTCGGCACGCTGTGGCAGCTTTACCTCTTCGTCGGGATCATGGCGGGGGTGGGGATGTCGAGCTTCTACCTGCTGAGCGCCTTCACCGTCGCGCGCTGGTACGACGAGGGCCGCGGCCTCGCCATCGCCCTCGTCCTGGTGGGCTTCAACCTCGGGTACATCTCGGGCGGTCCGCTCGCGGCCTGGCTCATCGCGACCTTCGGCTGGCGGGAGGCCTACGCGATCCTCGGCACCGGCTGCGGGCTCGCGACGACGCTCGCCGCGCTCACGGTCCGCTTGCCGCGCGCACCGGAATCGGACCTCTTGCGGCGTGCGGGCGGGCCCGGCGCAGCCGTCGCGGCGCCCGCGGCGGCCGCCGCCGGCCACGGCGTCACGCTCCGCCAGGCGCTCGCCGACCCGCGCCAGTGGTGCCTGAACGTTTCGTGGCTGCTGAGCGGCGGCCTCGCGCTGATGCTCTCGGTCCACGCCGTGCCGTTCGCGCACGACCGGGGGGTGAGCCTCGCCGGCGCCTCGCTCGCGCTCACGGCCTACGGGATCGGCTCCGTGACCGGCCGGCTCGCGGCGGGCGCGGTCTCCGACCGGCTGGGCGCGTCCCCGACGATGGGCGCCGCGTGCGTCATCCAGACGCTGGCGCTGGTCTCGGTCTGGCTCCCCTCGCGCGAGGCGCTGCTCGCCTCGCTGGTCGCGTTCGGCGTCGGGTTCGCGGCGTCGGACACGATCATCGTGCGGGTGGTCCCCGATGTGTTCGGCGTGCGGGCGATCGGCGCGATCATGGGCGTGCTCACCCTCGGCTGGCGCTTCGGCGCCGCGCTGGGTCCGGCCGCCGCGGGGTTCCTCTACGACCTGACGGGCTCGTACGCGATCCCGTTCGGCGCGGCGCCGCTCGCCGTCCTGGTGAGCTGGGGGCTCTTCGCGCTGGGCACCAGGCACGCGCCTCACTGA